A stretch of the Planctomycetota bacterium genome encodes the following:
- a CDS encoding DPP IV N-terminal domain-containing protein translates to MSSNTTYHAARITAASVAMLVGLAAGCTTDDASGDSILTQRSNGNSRIAPLQTSRSGQFRGDQFRGGESGFSGSSRGGSVAQGTSPQGRIQPSDPYAVALTADDPTGFQRTGAAPRTGERISLSPKTPPQFQPTDAVHDFYGEVFTDAAGLVPLDPDRAGGNNLAQVSFSVEGADFDPDVAPDGRSVVFASTQHSLTSDIFVKPVDSRVVTRLTKDEANDVMPKFSPDGDRVAFASNRSGNWDIFVTPSTGGAAVQVTTESSHELHPSWSPDGRYLAFSRLGEVSGKWEIWVTDVSNPGVTKFLSYGLFPEWSPVAGNTANGQGERILFQQSKERGDRAFTVWTLDFTDFNAGNLTQVASSPYAACINPSWSRDGQWISFATVPNPAQWAEMNETRPAMAQLWMVASDGTSLVELTDDNAVNLMPTWAPDNHIYYISDRGGVDNIWSLSARTAIIAATGEDPGVGPRFTTVPNNP, encoded by the coding sequence ATGAGCTCGAACACGACGTACCACGCCGCACGCATCACCGCCGCCTCGGTCGCCATGCTGGTCGGCCTCGCGGCCGGCTGCACCACCGACGACGCCTCGGGCGACTCGATCCTGACCCAGCGGAGCAACGGCAACAGCCGCATCGCGCCGCTGCAGACCAGCCGCAGCGGCCAGTTCCGCGGCGACCAGTTCCGCGGCGGCGAGAGCGGCTTCTCGGGCTCCTCGCGGGGCGGCTCGGTCGCCCAGGGCACCAGCCCGCAGGGCAGGATCCAGCCGAGCGATCCCTACGCCGTCGCGCTGACCGCCGACGATCCGACGGGCTTCCAGCGGACCGGCGCCGCGCCGCGGACCGGCGAGCGGATCAGCCTGTCGCCCAAGACGCCCCCGCAGTTCCAGCCGACCGACGCGGTGCACGACTTCTACGGTGAGGTCTTCACCGACGCCGCCGGGCTTGTTCCGCTGGATCCCGATCGCGCGGGTGGCAACAACCTGGCGCAGGTCAGCTTCAGCGTCGAGGGTGCGGACTTCGACCCCGATGTCGCCCCCGACGGCCGCAGCGTGGTGTTCGCCAGCACGCAGCACAGCCTGACCAGCGACATCTTCGTCAAGCCGGTGGATAGCCGCGTGGTGACCCGCCTGACCAAGGACGAGGCCAACGACGTGATGCCCAAGTTCAGCCCCGACGGCGACCGCGTCGCCTTCGCGAGCAACCGCTCGGGCAACTGGGACATCTTCGTGACCCCCTCCACCGGTGGCGCCGCCGTCCAGGTGACCACCGAGAGCAGCCACGAGCTGCACCCCAGCTGGTCGCCCGACGGCCGGTACCTGGCCTTCAGCCGCCTCGGCGAGGTCAGCGGCAAGTGGGAGATCTGGGTCACCGACGTGAGTAACCCGGGCGTGACCAAGTTCCTGTCCTACGGCCTGTTCCCGGAGTGGTCGCCGGTCGCCGGCAACACCGCCAACGGCCAGGGCGAGCGGATCCTGTTCCAGCAGAGCAAGGAGCGGGGCGACCGCGCGTTCACGGTCTGGACGCTGGACTTCACCGACTTCAACGCCGGCAACCTGACCCAGGTCGCCTCGAGCCCATACGCCGCGTGCATCAACCCCTCGTGGAGCCGCGACGGCCAGTGGATCTCCTTCGCCACCGTGCCCAACCCGGCGCAGTGGGCCGAGATGAACGAGACCCGCCCCGCCATGGCCCAGCTGTGGATGGTCGCCAGCGACGGCACCTCGCTGGTCGAGCTGACCGACGACAACGCCGTCAACCTGATGCCCACCTGGGCCCCGGACAACCACATCTACTACATCTCCGATCGCGGCGGCGTAGACAACATCTGGTCGCTGAGCGCCCGCACCGCCATCATCGCCGCCACGGGCGAGGACCCGGGCGTCGGCCCGCGGTTCACCACGGTGCCGAACAACCCTTGA
- a CDS encoding pyridoxal-phosphate dependent enzyme — MIAGSTPDMSLVDAVALDDVRAAANRIAGKVRRTPVLSGTPLDDRLHAEAFLKCENLQHTGAFKIRGATNALCSLDDDARERGVLTYSSGNHAQAIARAGASLGIATVIVMPCNAPRVKRNATEAWIERSGDPRSRVVEYDPATEVREEVGGRIAEREGLVIVPPYDHPDVIAGQGTAALELFEEAGELDLLLVCCGGGGLLSGSAIVARALYPRCVVMGVEPALADDAARSFRSGVLHVVRNPPTIADGTRTPHLGRYTFPLVLRHVDRFLTCAEEEIAEAASWCMRALKLVVEPSGALGVAGALRLARDEPGGIAGLRVGVMISGGNVDLD, encoded by the coding sequence ATGATCGCCGGCAGCACGCCCGACATGTCCCTCGTCGACGCCGTCGCCCTCGACGACGTGCGCGCGGCCGCCAACCGAATCGCCGGCAAGGTGCGCCGCACGCCGGTCCTGTCCGGCACGCCCCTCGACGATCGACTGCACGCCGAGGCCTTCCTCAAGTGCGAGAACCTGCAGCACACCGGCGCGTTCAAGATCCGCGGCGCCACCAATGCGCTGTGTTCGCTCGACGACGACGCCCGTGAGCGAGGCGTGCTGACCTATTCCAGCGGCAACCACGCCCAGGCCATCGCCCGGGCGGGCGCCTCGCTCGGCATCGCCACGGTCATCGTGATGCCGTGCAACGCGCCGCGCGTCAAGCGGAATGCGACCGAGGCCTGGATCGAGCGCTCGGGCGATCCACGATCCCGCGTCGTCGAGTACGACCCGGCAACCGAAGTCCGCGAAGAGGTGGGGGGGCGCATCGCCGAGCGCGAGGGCCTGGTGATCGTGCCGCCCTACGACCATCCGGACGTCATCGCGGGCCAGGGCACCGCCGCGCTGGAGCTCTTCGAGGAGGCGGGCGAGCTGGACCTGCTGCTGGTCTGCTGCGGCGGCGGGGGGCTGCTGAGTGGGTCGGCCATCGTCGCCCGGGCGCTATACCCGCGGTGCGTCGTGATGGGCGTCGAGCCCGCGCTGGCCGACGACGCGGCCCGCAGCTTCCGCTCTGGCGTGCTGCACGTGGTCCGCAACCCGCCGACGATCGCCGACGGCACGCGGACGCCGCACCTGGGCCGCTACACCTTCCCGCTGGTGCTGCGGCACGTCGACCGCTTCCTGACCTGCGCGGAGGAGGAGATCGCCGAGGCGGCCTCGTGGTGCATGCGGGCGCTCAAGCTCGTGGTCGAGCCATCCGGAGCGCTGGGCGTCGCCGGCGCACTGCGCCTGGCGCGTGACGAACCCGGCGGCATCGCCGGGCTCCGGGTGGGCGTCATGATTAGCGGCGGGAACGTCGATCTGGATTGA
- the xerC gene encoding tyrosine recombinase XerC: protein MATLPLTDAFASYLTDERRFSPYTARCYGADLRQFVEFLANVRGGEIDQPAEQAAYDRRASGGTADASASLTDTICEGDADLIRDFLQHLDSQQYSAATLARKIATLRSFYKWAARNKIAAQNPMVSIRTPRQSKRLPKAITIEQVEQLLSAPDDRDVLGIRDRAVLQTLYSTGLRVSELVGLTFADVDFEQKVLRVRGKGKKERLVPLGQRALASISRYVERLMADSRFAHVLRGDAEQTPLFINKHGKRLSSRSVRRKLDKYLGQVGLDGTISPHTLRHTFATHLLDNGADLRSVQALLGHQSLSTTQVYTHLSAQRLREAYDDAHPRAEAS from the coding sequence ATGGCCACGCTGCCACTGACCGACGCATTCGCCAGCTACCTGACCGACGAGCGTCGCTTCAGCCCGTACACGGCCCGTTGCTACGGAGCCGATCTGCGGCAGTTCGTCGAGTTCCTCGCCAACGTCCGCGGGGGCGAGATCGACCAGCCGGCCGAGCAGGCCGCCTACGACCGCCGGGCTTCGGGCGGCACGGCCGACGCATCCGCGTCGCTAACCGACACGATCTGCGAGGGCGACGCCGACCTGATCCGCGACTTCCTGCAGCACCTCGATAGCCAGCAGTATTCGGCCGCCACGCTGGCGCGCAAGATCGCCACGCTCCGCTCGTTCTACAAGTGGGCCGCTCGCAACAAGATCGCCGCGCAGAACCCGATGGTGTCGATCCGCACGCCGCGGCAGAGCAAGCGGCTGCCCAAGGCCATCACCATCGAGCAGGTCGAGCAGCTCCTGAGCGCCCCCGACGACCGCGACGTGCTGGGCATCCGCGATCGCGCCGTGCTCCAGACGCTCTACTCCACCGGCCTGCGCGTCAGCGAGCTGGTCGGCCTCACCTTCGCCGATGTCGACTTCGAGCAGAAGGTCCTCCGCGTCCGCGGCAAGGGCAAGAAGGAGCGGCTCGTGCCCCTGGGCCAGCGGGCCCTGGCGAGCATCTCCCGCTACGTCGAGCGGCTGATGGCCGACTCGCGCTTCGCCCACGTGCTCCGCGGTGATGCCGAGCAGACCCCGCTGTTCATCAACAAGCACGGCAAGCGGCTGAGCTCCCGCTCGGTCCGCCGCAAGCTGGACAAGTACCTCGGACAGGTGGGCCTCGACGGCACCATCAGCCCGCACACGCTGCGGCACACGTTCGCCACGCACCTGCTGGACAACGGCGCCGACCTGCGCAGCGTGCAGGCGCTGCTGGGCCACCAGTCGCTGAGCACCACGCAGGTGTACACCCACCTGAGCGCCCAGCGACTCCGTGAGGCCTACGACGACGCCCACCCGCGGGCCGAGGCGAGCTAG